A single window of Desulfovibrio sp. G11 DNA harbors:
- a CDS encoding helix-turn-helix transcriptional regulator, with amino-acid sequence MPPKIDPDTTPGVKLLRLFRKLLLDSRRHYQNDLAEELQCSPQTVIRLVGEVEAVVGASLHTGLDNRRRWYQYVINEGRSLGLDFEELRFLGICREMASGILPAPVLQRVDSSLRHLALHMADPMHMGKDDPFHFHAKGRIDYTPHTDHIDQLVDAARSQKICLVAYKAPGREAPREHRLVPQRMIAMNNALYVLGALVDPDFTPTGRPCSMAVHRITDVTTTGKRVTGLLPEIATEDFGLPWHEPRTFHIGFSAKVAEYVRERIWAESQTVENLPDGGLVLTLTTRAEPELRAWVRSFGEDAAIMEEDA; translated from the coding sequence ATGCCGCCCAAAATTGACCCCGACACCACGCCAGGCGTTAAACTGCTGCGGCTTTTTCGCAAGCTTCTGCTGGATAGCCGCCGCCACTACCAGAATGACCTTGCCGAAGAGCTGCAATGTTCGCCGCAAACGGTGATCCGTCTGGTGGGCGAAGTCGAGGCCGTGGTGGGGGCCTCTCTGCATACGGGCCTGGACAACCGCCGCCGCTGGTATCAGTACGTTATCAATGAAGGGCGCTCGCTGGGCCTGGATTTCGAAGAACTGCGCTTCCTCGGCATTTGCCGCGAAATGGCATCCGGCATTCTGCCTGCCCCGGTGCTGCAAAGGGTGGATTCAAGCCTGCGTCATCTGGCTCTGCACATGGCTGATCCGATGCATATGGGCAAGGACGATCCCTTTCACTTCCACGCCAAGGGGCGTATCGACTACACCCCTCACACCGACCATATCGATCAGTTGGTGGACGCTGCCCGTAGCCAAAAAATCTGCCTTGTGGCCTACAAGGCGCCGGGGCGCGAAGCTCCGCGCGAGCACCGCCTGGTTCCTCAGCGCATGATCGCTATGAACAATGCTCTCTATGTGCTGGGCGCTCTGGTGGACCCCGATTTTACGCCCACAGGCAGACCATGCAGCATGGCCGTTCACAGAATTACCGATGTGACAACGACGGGTAAAAGGGTGACCGGGCTTTTGCCCGAGATAGCCACAGAGGACTTTGGCCTGCCCTGGCACGAGCCGCGCACGTTCCATATTGGTTTCAGTGCCAAGGTGGCCGAATATGTGCGTGAGCGCATCTGGGCAGAAAGTCAGACTGTGGAAAATCTGCCTGACGGCGGCCTTGTGCTGACCCTGACCACACGTGCCGAGCCGGAACTGCGGGCCTGGGTGCGCAGCTTTGGTGAGGATGCGGCAATTATGGAAGAGGATGCGTAA
- a CDS encoding autotransporter domain-containing protein: protein MRFTQGALGMLAQRYKGILKKCHLLNTLGAVVVSAFLMGGASMAFAAAPIIISDSHQVADSITEEYTTIDVNSGGSVSIARNGKVVGTDVTVNSGGTLTSGKNLHFGNFSGAEPNTGLLANTLTIDGGVVTGTHLGFGNGGVVAVNGGGRLTLDTMNDNTNSAWGGNGKLTINGGILDIANLSIAHDKLVEADTANSLILTNNGQLIVRDALAITDGSFTNTLGGAIKAGKLVMDGQSYTHNTSNSLNIIGMAGGGAFFTGTNLTVSQGDVFLGSDATPSGTHTTTADVSVDGGLLQVGHGNWQAGDLTQTGGQVKVSGNGVLAVGKLDQSDGLLTVGGTSNTGKLTVDGSFANTTYNAGTAGVAVTGTGVLGVKYSELVNAAGDDFLYTATQKAINVAEGGTLLLNGYSGSDMTVAEFKTLSDKLLSTGSTGTVQGINVDTSGASLQDVASAHLAVPDAVVDGSAGITSGAATVGGVTGATVISGGASLTLTGQGAAAEVLATDGVTLDASTLTLGSNAGSAGSGTLYGDIDASSSTGTSTINVVNGNYTVAGEIKGAHTTNSTNINVTNSGRLTAQSLELGSNDTINVGNASNSGTLIATDISMNGGRIDFDPPFAAAGDTSNASMGGLAFTSNAVDALMTVGQNSMVSLGSTDAEWLRTEVQRFQSDGKGLWGQDITAALALRTPQTLDAAGGINVDGTWVTGGSAATANTAHFADKSLLVVDAAGVGSGVALSGEAGGTSTLIVDSGAKLHIVGGQDGETLNVTGGFGASTKDAASWTGSNLTTSTALLSATGGTFDTANGAYSVSLKANAVASSFPMLSSSMGALVDRMVIQTGVNPNSPNAGVRFISRAMSDNYIGTTDRNKAAATVEGAAQMAAVGAVQGSTLSAATAASGAVLNRTSMALPRTDMSQAVAVRQDTDGSLSLDSGLSAGDGLKNGLGIWIMPLYQSNSVWGMKAENFKTGYNSNLGGIAMGADYTINDMFRFGAAFNVGAGYAKSNGDFNSTDNRFNFWGVSLYGGWVYNNFGLSADVGYTGNYSKVEQDMPASMQMSDLKADVTSHAWNTGLKAEYKFNAGALDIIPHVGVRYLRLVTDGYDVKSGGTVFEVDESMQSIWTFPVGVSFAKAFETESGWQIKPQLDLGVIPAAGDVKARSKARIPGVDSQAEMKMQVLDYATFDGGLGFELGKGDFTLGLNYNLQASEHRTGHGVFGSLRYEF from the coding sequence ATGCGATTTACACAAGGTGCTCTGGGCATGCTCGCGCAGCGTTACAAGGGGATTCTGAAAAAATGTCACTTGCTTAATACGCTTGGCGCAGTGGTGGTCAGCGCATTTTTGATGGGAGGGGCCAGCATGGCGTTTGCCGCAGCCCCCATCATCATCAGCGACAGTCATCAGGTGGCGGACAGCATTACCGAAGAATATACCACTATTGACGTCAATAGCGGCGGTTCCGTGAGCATTGCCCGCAATGGCAAGGTAGTGGGCACGGATGTCACGGTGAACAGCGGCGGCACTCTTACTTCCGGCAAAAATCTGCACTTCGGAAACTTTTCTGGCGCAGAGCCTAACACCGGCCTGCTTGCGAACACGCTCACTATTGACGGGGGCGTGGTGACCGGCACGCACCTGGGTTTTGGGAATGGCGGCGTGGTAGCCGTCAATGGTGGCGGACGTCTCACACTGGATACTATGAATGATAACACCAATTCTGCCTGGGGAGGAAACGGCAAACTCACCATCAATGGCGGTATCCTGGATATAGCGAACCTGAGCATCGCTCACGACAAACTGGTGGAAGCAGATACCGCCAACTCGTTGATTCTTACCAACAATGGTCAGCTCATCGTGCGAGATGCCCTGGCCATCACGGACGGCAGCTTTACCAATACGTTGGGTGGAGCCATCAAGGCAGGCAAGCTGGTCATGGACGGCCAAAGCTATACGCACAATACGTCAAATTCCCTGAATATTATCGGCATGGCAGGCGGCGGCGCGTTCTTTACCGGGACGAACCTCACCGTGTCGCAAGGCGATGTATTTCTCGGTTCTGACGCCACGCCCTCCGGCACGCACACCACTACGGCGGACGTGTCCGTTGACGGCGGCTTGCTGCAGGTGGGGCACGGCAACTGGCAGGCTGGAGATCTGACCCAGACTGGCGGGCAGGTCAAGGTCAGCGGCAACGGCGTATTGGCCGTGGGCAAGCTCGACCAATCCGACGGCCTGCTCACCGTGGGCGGCACATCCAATACGGGTAAGCTGACGGTTGACGGCTCTTTTGCCAACACCACGTATAACGCAGGTACGGCAGGTGTGGCCGTCACCGGCACAGGCGTGCTGGGTGTGAAGTATAGCGAACTGGTCAACGCTGCTGGAGATGACTTTCTCTACACCGCCACCCAGAAAGCCATCAACGTGGCTGAAGGCGGCACTTTGCTGCTGAACGGCTACAGCGGTTCCGACATGACGGTAGCCGAGTTCAAGACATTGTCAGACAAGCTTTTGTCAACCGGCAGCACGGGGACGGTGCAGGGCATTAACGTGGATACGTCCGGCGCATCCTTACAGGATGTAGCCAGTGCCCACCTTGCCGTGCCTGACGCGGTTGTGGACGGCAGCGCTGGGATTACCTCTGGGGCAGCGACAGTGGGCGGCGTCACGGGCGCGACTGTCATATCCGGCGGTGCGAGCCTTACTTTGACTGGGCAGGGAGCTGCCGCAGAGGTGCTGGCCACAGACGGTGTGACCCTGGATGCCAGCACTCTTACGCTTGGTTCTAACGCCGGTTCCGCTGGCAGCGGCACACTGTATGGTGATATCGATGCTTCAAGCAGCACCGGCACCAGCACTATCAACGTGGTCAACGGCAACTACACCGTCGCTGGTGAGATCAAGGGTGCTCACACCACCAACTCAACAAACATTAACGTCACCAATAGCGGCCGCCTGACTGCGCAAAGTCTTGAGTTGGGCAGCAACGATACCATCAATGTGGGCAATGCCAGCAACAGCGGCACTCTCATTGCCACAGACATCAGCATGAACGGTGGCCGGATCGACTTTGACCCGCCCTTTGCTGCCGCTGGTGATACTTCCAACGCCTCCATGGGCGGCTTGGCCTTCACGTCCAATGCTGTGGACGCCCTCATGACTGTGGGCCAGAACAGTATGGTTTCTCTGGGCAGCACTGATGCCGAATGGCTGCGTACCGAAGTGCAGCGTTTTCAAAGTGATGGCAAGGGACTGTGGGGGCAGGACATTACCGCAGCGCTGGCCCTGCGCACGCCGCAAACTCTGGACGCCGCAGGTGGCATCAATGTGGACGGAACCTGGGTTACGGGCGGTTCTGCCGCTACTGCCAACACCGCGCATTTTGCCGACAAATCCCTGCTGGTGGTGGACGCCGCAGGTGTCGGCAGCGGCGTGGCCCTTTCAGGTGAAGCCGGAGGCACCAGCACTCTTATTGTAGATTCCGGAGCAAAACTGCACATCGTGGGCGGCCAGGACGGAGAAACGCTGAACGTCACTGGCGGCTTTGGTGCTTCCACAAAGGATGCTGCCAGCTGGACAGGCAGCAACCTGACCACAAGCACCGCTCTGCTTTCCGCTACGGGTGGCACGTTTGATACAGCCAATGGCGCGTACAGCGTGAGCCTTAAGGCCAATGCGGTGGCTTCGTCCTTCCCCATGCTGTCGAGCAGCATGGGGGCACTGGTAGATCGCATGGTGATTCAGACCGGGGTAAACCCGAATTCGCCCAACGCGGGCGTGCGCTTCATCTCCCGCGCCATGAGCGACAATTACATCGGCACGACAGACCGCAACAAGGCCGCTGCAACTGTTGAAGGTGCGGCCCAGATGGCTGCCGTAGGTGCCGTGCAGGGCAGCACCCTGAGCGCAGCAACTGCTGCTTCCGGCGCTGTGCTCAACCGCACATCTATGGCGTTGCCGCGAACGGATATGAGCCAAGCCGTGGCCGTGCGCCAAGATACGGACGGCAGCCTCAGCCTTGATTCCGGCCTCAGTGCAGGGGACGGCCTTAAAAACGGCCTTGGGATTTGGATCATGCCGCTTTACCAGTCCAACAGCGTGTGGGGCATGAAGGCAGAAAACTTCAAGACCGGCTACAACAGCAACCTGGGCGGCATTGCCATGGGTGCGGATTACACCATCAACGACATGTTCCGCTTTGGTGCGGCGTTCAACGTTGGTGCCGGGTACGCCAAATCCAACGGCGATTTCAACAGCACGGACAACCGCTTCAACTTCTGGGGCGTGAGCCTTTACGGCGGCTGGGTGTACAACAACTTCGGTCTTTCTGCCGATGTGGGTTATACCGGCAACTACAGTAAGGTGGAGCAGGATATGCCCGCCTCCATGCAGATGAGCGACCTCAAGGCCGATGTCACCAGCCATGCCTGGAATACTGGCCTCAAGGCGGAATACAAGTTCAACGCCGGTGCGCTGGATATTATTCCGCATGTGGGGGTGCGCTACCTCAGGCTTGTGACCGATGGCTATGACGTGAAGAGCGGCGGTACGGTCTTTGAGGTGGACGAAAGCATGCAGTCCATCTGGACATTCCCCGTGGGCGTGAGCTTTGCCAAAGCTTTTGAAACCGAGAGTGGCTGGCAGATCAAGCCACAACTTGATCTGGGCGTTATTCCGGCGGCGGGTGACGTAAAAGCCAGGAGCAAGGCCCGCATTCCCGGTGTGGACAGCCAGGCCGAAATGAAAATGCAGGTGTTGGACTACGCCACCTTTGACGGCGGCTTGGGCTTTGAGCTTGGCAAGGGCGACTTTACCCTTGGGCTGAACTACAACCTGCAGGCTTCGGAACACCGCACAGGGCATGGCGTGTTTGGCTCGCTGCGGTATGAGTTTTAA
- a CDS encoding type II toxin-antitoxin system RelE/ParE family toxin, which translates to MTLPTGTPLLEVLLSPEAEQDLLEIYTYTAANAGQEQADTILGKLEQGILSLESLPLRGNVPPELEIVGITRYREIHVHPWRIIYEALEAVVHIHWVFDSRRDVAGQLEQKMLRG; encoded by the coding sequence ATGACCCTTCCCACTGGGACGCCACTTCTGGAGGTCTTGCTCTCCCCAGAGGCCGAACAAGACTTGCTGGAGATATACACCTATACAGCAGCCAATGCAGGGCAGGAGCAAGCAGATACAATTCTGGGCAAGCTTGAGCAGGGCATCCTCTCTCTGGAAAGCCTACCTCTGCGTGGCAATGTTCCGCCTGAGCTAGAAATAGTGGGCATCACCCGCTACCGTGAAATACATGTCCACCCATGGCGCATAATCTACGAGGCACTTGAGGCCGTGGTGCATATCCATTGGGTATTCGACTCTCGACGTGATGTGGCGGGGCAGCTTGAACAAAAGATGTTGCGGGGGTAG
- a CDS encoding type II toxin-antitoxin system Phd/YefM family antitoxin, translating into MQLSTAVRPISEVKAQAAEIIRTFSEEAAPPVVITQNGEAKAVLMGIHEYERMQETLAMLKALSLSGKSFEAGKGRPAREVFSGLRAKGKR; encoded by the coding sequence ATGCAACTCAGCACCGCAGTTCGCCCAATTAGTGAGGTCAAGGCGCAGGCCGCAGAAATCATTCGCACTTTCAGTGAAGAAGCTGCGCCGCCCGTTGTGATCACCCAGAATGGCGAGGCCAAGGCCGTGCTCATGGGCATCCATGAATATGAGCGCATGCAGGAAACGCTTGCCATGCTCAAGGCTCTCAGCCTTTCCGGCAAGAGCTTTGAGGCGGGCAAGGGACGCCCCGCTCGGGAAGTTTTCTCAGGCCTGCGCGCAAAGGGTAAACGATGA
- a CDS encoding DEAD/DEAH box helicase: MATMFPGQVTEFSTPGEGATYAFLQKAARPDALFQAWYEPDIEDREPDFILLSPDCGLIVLEVKDWLLEQMLQSDPKTVLLQLGGRQEHRKNPLAQAREYVNALLSLLGKSTPASPDGRAQLPCPVTWGAVFPHIRREAFLASGHDAVMDHSRILFWDDMQETSPLLRDASGQTFRAWLAEHFPPRFSFSLSPTQTDWLKSRIFPVARLDLPQRSAVSSLEQKETIQLLDHAQENLARTFGPGKHLVAGPSGCGKTLILAHRAWHLPRVDKKVRRILITCFNLSLVGYIRRLLSRKGVSLGPDGVEVLSFYSLCERILGEPLAHSREQGDYYSLVVQEVLDRLNGSHPLQGHWDAVMVDEGQDFSPEMAQVMLRLLPPLGSMTVVQDTNQCLYRQDGGWEHLNIEGLRIHRLTRQYRNTRAIARYAARLLDAPPAPEDMAGATGTEPTWLHSSDTRTQVEDVANAVAALVHGGVPMSEIAVLYTHSKADDVENLPQCLLEAIEARGALCVWAARDPASKRVFDITTDSVTISTIHSTKGLDFAHVFLLGLDKLNPDYPRHRRLAYVGMTRARESLTLCVCGKVGMAGGLFV; encoded by the coding sequence ATGGCGACGATGTTTCCCGGTCAGGTAACAGAATTTTCCACTCCCGGTGAAGGGGCTACCTACGCGTTCTTGCAAAAGGCAGCGCGACCTGATGCACTTTTTCAGGCTTGGTATGAGCCGGATATTGAAGACAGGGAGCCTGATTTTATTCTGTTGTCGCCTGACTGCGGCCTTATCGTGTTGGAGGTCAAGGATTGGCTGCTAGAGCAGATGTTGCAGTCAGACCCCAAGACCGTGCTTCTGCAACTGGGCGGACGGCAGGAACATCGCAAGAACCCTCTGGCGCAGGCCAGAGAGTACGTTAATGCGCTGCTTTCTTTGCTGGGCAAGTCCACGCCAGCTTCGCCCGATGGACGTGCGCAGCTACCCTGCCCCGTGACCTGGGGAGCGGTTTTTCCACATATCAGACGCGAAGCATTTCTTGCTTCCGGCCATGATGCCGTTATGGACCATTCCCGCATACTTTTCTGGGATGACATGCAGGAGACTTCTCCCCTGCTGCGGGACGCATCGGGGCAGACCTTTCGCGCATGGCTAGCAGAGCATTTTCCTCCGCGTTTTTCTTTTTCCCTTTCTCCGACACAGACGGACTGGCTGAAAAGTCGCATCTTCCCGGTGGCGCGGCTGGATTTGCCGCAACGCTCTGCGGTCTCTTCTCTGGAGCAAAAAGAAACCATTCAACTACTGGATCATGCGCAGGAAAATCTGGCCCGCACGTTTGGGCCGGGCAAACACCTCGTGGCAGGGCCGTCCGGCTGTGGAAAAACGCTCATCCTTGCGCACAGGGCCTGGCATTTGCCTCGTGTGGACAAAAAGGTACGTCGCATTCTCATTACCTGCTTCAACCTTTCCTTGGTAGGTTATATCAGACGGCTGCTGTCCCGTAAGGGGGTCAGCCTTGGGCCGGACGGCGTGGAAGTTCTCTCTTTTTACAGCTTGTGTGAACGCATTTTAGGGGAACCTCTGGCCCACTCGCGCGAGCAGGGGGACTACTACAGTCTTGTGGTGCAGGAGGTCCTGGACCGCCTGAACGGCTCCCATCCGCTTCAAGGCCATTGGGATGCCGTCATGGTGGACGAAGGTCAGGATTTTTCGCCCGAAATGGCCCAAGTCATGTTACGCCTGCTGCCGCCCCTCGGCAGCATGACCGTCGTGCAAGACACCAACCAGTGCCTGTATCGTCAAGATGGCGGCTGGGAACATTTAAATATTGAGGGGCTGCGCATACATCGCCTGACGCGGCAATACCGCAACACGAGGGCCATTGCCCGCTATGCGGCCCGCCTGCTGGATGCACCGCCAGCACCAGAAGATATGGCCGGAGCTACAGGCACTGAACCCACATGGCTGCACAGTTCGGATACCCGCACACAGGTAGAAGATGTGGCCAATGCGGTGGCGGCATTGGTTCATGGCGGCGTACCCATGAGTGAAATCGCGGTACTCTACACTCATTCAAAAGCAGATGATGTGGAAAACCTGCCCCAATGCCTTCTGGAAGCCATAGAGGCACGAGGCGCACTCTGTGTTTGGGCCGCGCGCGACCCTGCGAGCAAACGCGTTTTCGACATTACGACCGACAGCGTGACCATATCCACCATACATAGCACCAAGGGACTCGACTTCGCGCACGTGTTCCTGCTGGGCCTTGACAAGCTCAATCCCGATTATCCCCGGCACCGCCGCCTTGCCTATGTGGGCATGACGCGCGCGCGGGAGAGTTTGACTCTTTGTGTTTGTGGAAAAGTCGGCATGGCAGGCGGACTGTTTGTTTGA
- a CDS encoding ISL3 family transposase yields the protein MKDTDLYFRILGLTEPWFVEAVELDTAEGRVDIRVEHGPGVRWFCPTCGRELACRDHAEPRVWRHLDTCQFKTFLHARIPRVDCPEHGVLQVNVPWAESKARFTILMERLIIDVLTECATVTGARRILRITWDEAWGVMERAVRRGRERKQSNPSRYLGVDEKAFRKGHDYVTVVCDLIGSTVEYVADERKAESLEGYYLQFTKAQLERIKAVAMDMWEPYFKATLKHVPDAAGKIVHDRFHVMKHVGEAVDRVRKQEHRELTSQDDHRLKGTKFLWLYREENLPDKHRPALEALKTANLKVAKAWAMKESLNDVWKYLSTGWARRFVKRWLVWVNRSDLAPMRKVGGLIQRHLENILTFCRHRITNGVAEGLNSKIMAIKRKACGYRNREHFKTAIYFFCGGLNLYPASS from the coding sequence ATGAAGGATACGGACCTATATTTTCGGATTCTCGGGCTGACCGAGCCCTGGTTTGTTGAGGCTGTTGAACTGGACACGGCGGAAGGTCGGGTAGACATCCGCGTGGAGCATGGTCCTGGTGTTCGCTGGTTTTGCCCTACTTGTGGTCGAGAGCTGGCTTGCCGCGACCATGCCGAGCCTCGTGTCTGGCGCCATCTGGACACGTGCCAGTTCAAGACGTTCCTGCATGCTCGGATTCCCCGAGTGGACTGCCCCGAGCATGGCGTCCTTCAGGTCAACGTGCCTTGGGCCGAGTCCAAGGCACGTTTCACCATATTGATGGAGCGATTGATCATCGACGTGCTGACCGAGTGCGCCACCGTAACAGGAGCGCGGCGCATCCTGCGCATCACCTGGGACGAAGCATGGGGTGTCATGGAAAGGGCGGTGCGCCGGGGCCGGGAGCGCAAGCAATCGAATCCCTCGCGGTATCTTGGCGTTGACGAGAAGGCATTCCGCAAGGGGCACGACTATGTGACCGTGGTTTGTGATCTGATCGGCAGCACGGTGGAGTATGTGGCCGACGAGCGTAAGGCCGAAAGCCTTGAGGGGTACTACCTTCAGTTCACCAAGGCGCAGTTGGAGCGGATCAAGGCCGTGGCCATGGACATGTGGGAGCCCTATTTTAAAGCTACGCTCAAACATGTGCCGGACGCGGCGGGGAAAATCGTTCACGATCGGTTCCACGTCATGAAACACGTAGGCGAGGCTGTGGACCGGGTACGCAAGCAAGAGCACCGCGAACTCACAAGTCAGGATGACCATCGACTCAAGGGCACGAAATTCCTCTGGCTATACCGGGAGGAGAATCTGCCGGACAAACACCGGCCAGCCCTGGAGGCCTTGAAGACAGCGAACCTCAAGGTGGCCAAGGCCTGGGCCATGAAGGAAAGCCTGAACGACGTCTGGAAGTACCTGAGCACGGGATGGGCCAGACGTTTTGTGAAGCGATGGCTGGTCTGGGTGAACAGGTCAGATCTTGCCCCAATGCGCAAAGTGGGCGGACTGATTCAGAGACATCTTGAGAACATCCTGACCTTCTGCCGCCACAGGATCACCAACGGCGTGGCCGAGGGCCTCAACAGCAAGATCATGGCCATCAAGAGGAAGGCTTGCGGTTATAGGAACCGGGAGCATTTCAAGACAGCCATCTACTTCTTCTGTGGCGGTCTAAACCTCTACCCGGCCAGTTCCTGA
- a CDS encoding AAA family ATPase, with product MKRLNSFGGKMKLNNMKLYINALRPILHIQSREYTDVCKKILFEVPEMDSCAFLQGLGAIDPKSQSLLKECSLQHFLDMFREEGYERPTAIILLGVSEEDLAQPAITARLLYIAERTLHCGGYQATVFWVSDNGLAPNQLEHLITLLPYDRPQQVDIETFLCSYAQQMNFQISEDDVGRLALELKGLSFFQIKSILNLAYVDKGIVTWEDRRLILQEKKQIVQKSGLLEYVDWQSDLESVGGLGHLKLWLEKKAKVMQRLDAALKAGVGIPKGILIVGFPGCGKSLVAKTTATQFGLPLLRLDVGKILGKYVGQSERNMRLALAQAEAVSPCVLWVDEIEKAFAGGDGSGHEVTSRLIGQFLTWMQEKQSTVFVVATANDLERLPTEFLRKGRFDEVFSVGLPNKQERYQILKIHLRRRNQYDPTMNMAKLLDLTESFSGADIEAGVGQAVENCFLEDCKKFVSEDDLIAAMKDITPLSKALQNKFAKMKEKLGEYNVKPASEA from the coding sequence ATGAAGCGTTTAAACTCTTTTGGCGGAAAAATGAAATTAAATAACATGAAGCTATATATAAACGCTCTGCGTCCCATATTGCACATTCAAAGTAGGGAATATACAGATGTGTGTAAAAAAATACTTTTTGAAGTACCCGAAATGGATTCTTGCGCATTTCTGCAAGGATTGGGGGCCATTGATCCTAAATCGCAGAGCCTTTTAAAAGAGTGCAGTCTACAGCATTTTTTAGACATGTTCCGTGAAGAGGGGTACGAACGGCCAACGGCCATTATTCTTTTGGGCGTTTCTGAAGAAGACCTTGCGCAACCTGCCATCACAGCCCGCCTTTTGTATATTGCTGAACGCACCTTGCACTGCGGGGGCTACCAAGCCACAGTGTTCTGGGTCTCTGATAATGGGCTTGCCCCCAATCAACTGGAACATCTCATAACGCTGCTTCCTTATGATCGCCCGCAACAGGTTGATATAGAAACTTTTTTGTGCAGCTACGCCCAACAGATGAACTTTCAGATCAGCGAAGACGATGTGGGGCGGCTGGCGCTGGAACTCAAAGGGCTTTCGTTTTTTCAGATCAAAAGCATTCTCAACCTTGCCTATGTGGACAAGGGAATTGTCACATGGGAAGATCGGCGGCTTATCCTTCAGGAAAAAAAACAGATTGTCCAAAAATCGGGCCTGCTTGAATACGTGGATTGGCAGTCCGATCTTGAGAGCGTTGGCGGTCTTGGGCATTTGAAGCTCTGGTTGGAGAAAAAGGCTAAAGTAATGCAGCGTCTTGATGCTGCACTTAAAGCGGGTGTTGGTATTCCCAAGGGCATTTTGATTGTTGGCTTTCCCGGTTGTGGTAAATCATTGGTTGCCAAAACCACGGCAACACAGTTTGGTTTGCCTTTGCTGCGTCTGGATGTGGGAAAAATTCTTGGCAAATATGTTGGTCAATCAGAGCGGAATATGCGCCTTGCCCTGGCCCAGGCTGAAGCTGTAAGCCCTTGCGTTCTTTGGGTCGATGAGATCGAAAAGGCTTTTGCTGGCGGCGATGGCTCAGGGCATGAGGTCACCTCGCGGCTTATAGGTCAATTCCTGACCTGGATGCAGGAAAAACAATCGACTGTTTTTGTTGTGGCGACAGCCAATGACCTTGAGCGCCTTCCCACAGAATTTTTGCGCAAAGGTCGCTTTGATGAAGTTTTTTCTGTGGGCCTTCCTAACAAACAGGAGCGGTACCAAATACTTAAAATACATTTGCGCAGACGAAATCAGTACGACCCTACTATGAATATGGCGAAGCTGCTCGACTTGACTGAAAGCTTTTCAGGCGCGGATATTGAAGCCGGCGTTGGGCAAGCTGTTGAAAATTGTTTTCTTGAGGACTGTAAAAAATTCGTATCAGAAGATGACCTGATTGCTGCCATGAAAGACATCACACCACTGTCAAAGGCTTTGCAGAACAAATTCGCCAAGATGAAAGAAAAACTTGGCGAATACAACGTAAAGCCAGCCAGTGAAGCGTAG
- a CDS encoding helix-turn-helix transcriptional regulator — protein MRLPYHIRNLQRIEGGIRQPGVMLALRMVVGVGAAPGDFFQRLLEGDVTQSLCPAEQPSGPVPVMYHPPEVEEDTKCLFGPLLAQARAAGGVSQTAMAKTAEYNLRNVNAVEKGRQEPGVMSALALVAATGVDIREFFNNLSEFSGLYFEE, from the coding sequence GTGCGCCTGCCCTATCATATTCGTAATCTGCAACGCATTGAGGGAGGCATCCGACAACCGGGTGTTATGCTTGCCTTGCGCATGGTGGTGGGGGTAGGAGCTGCCCCTGGAGATTTTTTCCAGAGATTGCTTGAAGGCGACGTCACGCAAAGCCTGTGCCCTGCGGAGCAGCCATCTGGACCTGTGCCAGTGATGTACCACCCCCCTGAAGTGGAGGAGGACACCAAATGCCTCTTTGGTCCCTTGCTTGCCCAGGCTAGAGCGGCGGGCGGAGTATCACAAACGGCTATGGCGAAAACAGCGGAGTACAATCTGCGCAACGTGAACGCTGTAGAAAAGGGCAGGCAGGAGCCGGGTGTCATGTCGGCGCTGGCACTGGTGGCGGCCACCGGGGTGGACATCAGGGAGTTTTTCAACAACCTCAGCGAATTTTCAGGCTTGTATTTTGAAGAATAA